In Zobellia roscoffensis, the following are encoded in one genomic region:
- a CDS encoding vWA domain-containing protein — translation MNSSFKLILFFLSIALFVSCGNADDDVNYALNTGDGLGQGQVVDDCLDLGENDLILSIQDQFTKDPGKVSIFFKVSNSDGTPVSGLTADQFTIYEQGRNDDCFNTISTSESNARISPNEQIFSSNTLLILDLSNSVLQSSLEELKTASTSFVNTVMPATTQDSYKMAIYWFDGEDVLHELNPLTSVKSELTEAIASINNDISGDVSTDLYGAVIKSTDIATDLLNESTQGEKIGAASVVIFTDGKDQASRYSKDAAQKKVDTADPNISFFTIGLGSEIDTEALTAIGKTSSEFAANKEELEDTFNKISDLVSERASSFYLFEYCSPKRGGDNNLAIQVQKGSLQGAVQTKFNADGFTGGCE, via the coding sequence ATGAATTCCTCCTTTAAACTTATTTTGTTTTTTCTATCTATTGCCTTATTTGTTTCCTGTGGAAATGCAGATGACGATGTAAACTATGCCTTAAATACGGGCGATGGACTTGGACAGGGACAAGTTGTTGATGACTGCCTTGACCTTGGAGAAAATGACTTGATCCTATCCATACAAGACCAATTCACCAAAGACCCCGGTAAAGTATCAATTTTCTTTAAAGTTTCTAATAGTGACGGTACACCGGTTTCAGGATTGACCGCTGACCAGTTTACCATTTATGAGCAAGGTAGAAATGATGATTGTTTCAATACCATCTCAACCTCGGAGTCTAACGCAAGAATTTCGCCTAATGAGCAAATATTCTCAAGCAACACCTTATTAATACTGGATTTAAGTAACAGTGTTTTACAAAGTAGCTTAGAGGAATTAAAGACAGCAAGTACAAGTTTTGTAAATACGGTAATGCCAGCTACAACTCAAGATTCCTATAAAATGGCTATCTATTGGTTTGATGGTGAAGATGTGCTGCACGAACTGAATCCGCTAACTTCCGTGAAATCAGAATTGACAGAAGCTATTGCTAGTATTAATAATGATATTAGCGGTGATGTTTCTACAGATCTTTATGGTGCTGTTATTAAATCTACCGATATAGCTACCGACCTTTTAAACGAAAGTACTCAAGGTGAAAAAATAGGTGCTGCGTCTGTAGTTATATTCACAGATGGTAAAGACCAAGCATCACGTTATTCAAAAGATGCAGCCCAGAAAAAGGTAGATACAGCAGACCCGAACATCTCCTTTTTCACTATTGGTTTAGGATCTGAGATAGACACAGAGGCATTGACTGCTATTGGAAAAACCTCTAGCGAGTTTGCTGCAAACAAGGAGGAATTGGAAGATACGTTCAATAAAATTTCTGACTTGGTTTCTGAAAGAGCAAGTAGTTTTTATCTTTTTGAATACTGTAGCCCAAAAAGAGGTGGTGATAATAATTTGGCCATTCAGGTTCAAAAAGGAAGTTTACAGGGCGCTGTTCAGACCAAATTTAATGCTGACGGATTCACCGGAGGCTGCGAATAG
- a CDS encoding OmpA/MotB family protein: protein MKKSIILSTLAVTLMASCVSKKKYVALENNLSETQSALTKTQVEKEELEGKMTKIEARVAEYNSKINSLKEINDSQMTSVDDVAVMSNNTKDKMRATLANVDPTKLAEAKTLQDSMNLAISYNLKKSISDDEDDVDVNIDKTVVMINISDKLLFNSGSYRVSSKANKILEKLAQVINSEPSMEVMVEGHTDSKTISTEMFRNNWDLSVKRATSVVDILQNKYNVDPTKMIAAGRSSYLPLVDNDTRENRATNRRTKIVIIPNLNKFFALLDAESL, encoded by the coding sequence ATGAAAAAATCTATTATCCTAAGTACGCTTGCCGTTACACTAATGGCATCTTGTGTTTCTAAGAAAAAATATGTTGCTCTTGAGAACAATTTATCTGAAACTCAAAGCGCATTGACCAAGACACAAGTTGAAAAGGAAGAGCTTGAAGGAAAAATGACGAAGATAGAGGCTCGTGTAGCTGAGTACAATTCTAAAATCAATTCTTTAAAAGAAATTAACGATAGCCAAATGACATCTGTGGATGATGTTGCCGTAATGAGCAACAACACTAAAGATAAAATGAGAGCTACTCTTGCAAATGTTGACCCTACCAAATTGGCTGAAGCTAAGACTTTACAAGATTCAATGAACTTGGCTATATCATACAACTTAAAAAAATCTATCTCTGATGATGAAGATGATGTTGATGTAAATATTGACAAGACTGTTGTTATGATCAATATCTCTGACAAACTTCTTTTTAACAGTGGTAGCTACCGTGTAAGTAGCAAAGCCAACAAAATTCTTGAAAAATTGGCACAAGTAATCAATTCTGAGCCAAGTATGGAAGTTATGGTTGAAGGTCACACAGATTCTAAAACTATAAGCACTGAAATGTTCCGTAACAACTGGGATTTGAGTGTTAAACGTGCTACTAGCGTTGTAGATATCCTTCAGAACAAATACAATGTTGACCCTACTAAGATGATTGCTGCCGGAAGAAGTAGCTACTTACCTTTGGTAGATAATGACACAAGAGAGAACAGAGCTACGAACAGACGTACTAAAATCGTCATCATTCCTAACTTAAACAAGTTCTTTGCACTTTTAGATGCCGAGTCACTTTAA
- a CDS encoding M14 family metallopeptidase produces the protein MKIQITALFLVASLFCAAQEKDLTTMLYDTYEAYKEPVLKKRRIKHADLQPLVEQYRKNEKFKVSQVGTSIEGRSLSLISIGEGETDVFLWSQMHGDEPTATQAIFDIFNFFDSSDFASEKQEILENCTLHFLPMLNPDGSEVYQRRNRLGIDINRDALRLQSPEGQTLKKVRDSLDADFGFNLHDQSTYYNAERTEKPATISYLAPAYNYEKEINEQRGNAMKVIVFMNNIIQKYAPGQVGRYNDDFEPRAFGDNIQKWGTSTILIESGGYLGDVEKQEIRKLNYVSILSAIYSIATENYKKIALEEYEKIPENDRKLFDLKIENVAYSLLGKNYILDIGMNRLEVDKKEHNDFWYSSRILDQGDLSTYYGYETLDATGYIVTPGKVYPILVTSLEALAVLDIKSLLKSGYTYVRVENIPSGKLASPFPIHILGKKYEVPEFSIEVGLNPTFLLKKGETITHAVINGFLIDLNSDKKTNFKNAMIYR, from the coding sequence ATGAAAATACAGATTACCGCATTGTTTCTAGTTGCCAGTCTTTTTTGTGCCGCTCAGGAGAAAGATTTAACCACTATGCTTTATGACACCTATGAAGCCTATAAAGAACCGGTGCTAAAGAAGAGGCGTATTAAACATGCCGATTTGCAACCACTGGTTGAGCAATACCGAAAAAATGAAAAGTTTAAGGTAAGCCAAGTTGGCACCTCAATAGAAGGTCGGTCCTTATCGCTAATTAGTATTGGTGAGGGTGAAACCGATGTTTTTCTATGGTCACAAATGCATGGTGATGAACCTACGGCAACCCAAGCTATTTTTGATATTTTCAATTTTTTTGATAGTAGCGATTTTGCTTCTGAGAAACAGGAGATACTGGAAAACTGCACCCTGCATTTCTTACCTATGTTAAATCCAGATGGTTCGGAAGTATATCAGCGTAGAAACCGTTTGGGCATTGATATTAATCGTGATGCCCTACGTTTACAGTCCCCCGAAGGGCAAACTCTTAAAAAAGTCCGTGATAGTTTAGATGCGGACTTCGGGTTTAATTTGCATGACCAAAGCACGTATTATAATGCGGAAAGAACGGAGAAACCTGCTACTATTTCGTATTTGGCACCCGCGTACAATTATGAAAAGGAGATAAACGAGCAACGTGGCAATGCCATGAAGGTTATTGTTTTTATGAACAACATCATCCAAAAGTATGCACCTGGACAAGTAGGGCGTTATAATGATGATTTTGAGCCAAGGGCTTTTGGCGATAATATTCAAAAGTGGGGTACAAGCACTATTTTAATTGAATCTGGCGGATACTTAGGCGATGTAGAAAAACAAGAAATCAGAAAACTGAATTATGTTTCTATCCTATCGGCTATCTATTCCATAGCAACAGAAAATTACAAGAAAATTGCTCTAGAGGAATATGAAAAAATACCGGAAAATGACCGCAAGCTTTTCGACCTTAAAATAGAAAATGTAGCCTATTCGCTCTTGGGGAAAAATTATATTCTAGATATAGGCATGAACCGTTTAGAAGTAGATAAAAAAGAGCATAACGATTTCTGGTATAGTAGTCGTATTCTTGATCAAGGCGATCTTTCTACGTATTACGGTTACGAAACCTTAGATGCTACTGGATATATAGTAACTCCCGGGAAAGTATATCCTATACTGGTAACATCATTAGAGGCATTGGCAGTTTTGGATATTAAATCTTTATTAAAATCTGGGTATACGTATGTTCGTGTCGAGAATATTCCATCAGGAAAATTGGCTTCTCCATTTCCTATCCATATTCTAGGAAAGAAATACGAAGTGCCGGAATTTTCTATAGAGGTAGGACTCAACCCTACTTTCCTTCTAAAAAAAGGAGAAACCATTACGCATGCAGTAATAAATGGTTTCTTAATCGATTTAAATAGCGATAAAAAAACCAATTTTAAAAATGCAATGATTTATAGGTAA
- a CDS encoding N-acetylmuramoyl-L-alanine amidase has translation MNNNFKILIVLICCTASVNCKPVKETVKPPEIIDKPIVFDITRKELTLEYLKNRYGIEKQSPTIDPKMIVLHWTVIPTMEKTFDAFNPATLPNWRPDIKDVSGLNVSSQFLVDRDGTIYRLLPETTMARHVIGLNHCAIGIENVGGTDALPLTNEQVKSNIALVKYLANKYAIDYLIGHYEYTLFDNHPLWLEKDQGYRTTKTDPGEDFMKKVRQATKNLNFESLPNKPITP, from the coding sequence ATGAATAACAATTTTAAAATACTCATAGTTCTTATTTGCTGCACTGCCAGTGTGAACTGTAAACCGGTAAAGGAAACCGTAAAACCCCCAGAAATAATTGATAAACCCATAGTTTTTGACATAACCCGAAAAGAACTTACTTTAGAATATCTCAAAAATAGATATGGAATTGAAAAACAATCCCCTACCATAGATCCTAAGATGATTGTTTTGCACTGGACGGTCATCCCTACGATGGAGAAAACTTTTGATGCGTTCAACCCGGCTACCTTACCTAATTGGCGGCCAGATATTAAAGACGTAAGCGGACTAAATGTTTCTTCGCAATTTTTGGTGGACCGTGACGGAACCATTTACAGGTTATTACCTGAAACTACAATGGCGAGACATGTGATTGGATTGAACCATTGTGCCATTGGCATAGAAAATGTAGGAGGAACCGATGCTTTACCCTTAACGAATGAACAAGTAAAATCAAATATAGCACTGGTAAAATACTTGGCAAATAAGTATGCTATTGACTATCTAATTGGTCATTATGAGTATACGCTTTTTGATAACCATCCGCTTTGGTTAGAAAAAGACCAAGGCTACCGCACAACTAAAACAGATCCCGGTGAAGATTTTATGAAGAAGGTTAGACAAGCCACCAAAAATCTTAATTTTGAATCCTTACCCAATAAACCGATTACCCCATGA
- a CDS encoding 3D domain-containing protein, with protein MFNKITAFLLLALLYNACAKKNDYVWKTKEVNVSAYNSVHWQTDGEPSVAAWGDTLKPGMKIIAISRDLMKLGFEPGTQVKLPGLEGVYEVRDKMHSRWKNKIDVYMGSDVQKARDWGMKKVKIEYRVKREDNTQSE; from the coding sequence ATGTTCAATAAGATAACCGCATTTTTGTTGCTGGCTTTGCTTTATAATGCCTGTGCCAAAAAAAACGACTACGTCTGGAAAACAAAGGAGGTAAACGTTTCTGCATACAACTCCGTTCATTGGCAAACAGATGGTGAGCCTAGTGTAGCTGCCTGGGGCGATACTCTGAAGCCTGGGATGAAGATTATTGCTATTTCTCGAGATTTAATGAAACTAGGGTTTGAGCCGGGTACTCAAGTAAAACTACCTGGGTTGGAAGGTGTTTATGAAGTGAGGGATAAAATGCACAGTAGATGGAAAAATAAAATTGATGTCTATATGGGCTCAGATGTTCAGAAAGCTAGGGATTGGGGAATGAAAAAAGTGAAAATCGAATACCGCGTGAAGCGAGAAGATAATACTCAGAGTGAATGA